In Synchiropus splendidus isolate RoL2022-P1 chromosome 7, RoL_Sspl_1.0, whole genome shotgun sequence, the genomic window AttataaccttttttttttttatagccgaatataatatagatatatttttttccattctgcTTGTCTGATAACAGGTTGCGGGGACAGCACATTGGATGTCAGACATCAGTCTGAATTACAATGAAACAAGTTCACCTTTTTAATCTCAACTTTAACTTCTTCGGATTGCAAATCTCATTTCAGAACTTTGGATTTCACAAGCAGCTTCTCTCTTATTTTCCTACCCTGCACAGTGGGCGGCGCTCAGAACCCATTTCGGATGGATGAGAGTCCCCCCACAGAACGGTCCCCCGTGAACCAGCATCGCCATGTAGGGGAGGGAGTGAGGCTTCACCTCCGTCCCATCAATGATGTGAGCACCATCACCTGAAACCATGTCTCAGCATGAATGTGGCGCTGCATGACAGCATGCAATACTCACTGGACTTGgagttgaggatgaagacgcaGCAGAGAAGGGCACCAGCCAGGGAGAACATGGTCCTCAGGGGGCACCGGAGCTCGGCACTGACAGCTGCCCGCCTCAGTCACTCTTTTATGTGCGTGAAGGATGTGGTTTGACGATGGAAATGCACAAGTCAGCAACATGTGATCACGAGTGAGAAGAGTCAGAGGGAGATGCTGCTTGACTCTGTCTCACGATGAatttagaaggaaaaaaaaacgtgatttGAGGGTCACATGAGGTTGCACGAGCCTCAAGGTCACATGCTTAGTGGTCGGGGAGGAGGTCTACAACTGACTGGGGGGACCAGCAGAGATAAAgtgtgaaatgtcaaaatattgttttaagactttgacttgcgtttaaaGTTTAAAGTTGCTGGTTTGTTTCTGCCACTTTGTTTCTGAAGTTAATGCACTTCACTGGAACTGTCACGACTAGAATCAATTGAAATTCAAACTATCAAAGTGAAGAGTGAGCGTCTCAGACACCAGGGTGATGCAAAAGAAAACTAAACCCTGAAAAAGGTTCTCTTCATGCCGATGCGTGGTGATGGTCGAGCATGTTTTTCTAAAGCAGACCTGGGCGAGGCCTTTGCCTTTATTGACTTGTCCATCACGAGGTCAGCgcaaaaaacattcattactAATGCATCATTCATTACCAACTGAATTCTAAACACAGCCCTGTAGTTCTTTTTAGGTCTTTGAAAACGCAGTGCTCATATAGTGAgtgcatttttgtcttttccttCCCCCAAAGGTGCTAGTGATTATATTGAGCTAATATGCATGTTTCAATGTTTAATGCTCATTAAAACAGTATTTCTGTCTGTAAAGTTCATTACCTAAAATATGTGGTAGTAAAAATTTTTACCACCACATTTTGCCCATAATTCTGCAGCCAAGATATTCACACTGCCATTGATCTTCCAGGATTTATGAGAATAAGATGTGTATAAACTGAAAAAGTATATAATCTATcaatcaatttatttatttttgccattttgtaATTCAGTACTTTagaaacaacatttaaaactgtgtttgttaatgtaatttaatctAATGGAGGACAGTAAAAGTGCGTAACAAAACAGAGCCCCACTAAATGCTGAAGGTTTTATTCATGTCAGTTGAATCTCAAGATTCTAATCTGCAATTGTATCATGGATCCAGTCAAGTGCCTCCTTGGAGACGTGAGCATACACCCCGGGGGAGTCTGCAAATCCACAGTCCCTGCCATGAGAGGTGACTCCCACCTGAACGCCACCGCACACCAGAGGGCCCCCAGAGTCGCCCTGCAGGGGAGGAACACAGCGgcatgaggatgaggatgaggatgaggatgaggatgaggatgaggatgaggatgaggatgagtcGACTCACCGTACACGTGTCGCTGTTGTCGTCCCCAGCAGACCCTGCACAGATCATGTCCCTGCTGATGAAGGGATGTCCGTCGTAGTAGTCAGCAGAGTTGCATGTCTTCCGGCCGATCACCTTCACCTGGGTTGACAGCAGCGCGTCGGGTTCCACATCATGTTCAGTGTCGCCCCACCCGGCCACCAGACATATGACCCCATCCTCAGGGTACTCTCCGTCCCCCAGAGCCAGAGGCTTCACCGTCTCCGTCACCTGAGCGGGCTGGTCCAGCTGAAGGGCCACAGAGAGGACTTCAGCTACACATCACAGACTGCTCAGAAATGAACgtaagaagaggaagaaacagcGCAGAAAATAACTGTAGCATCAACCTGAACTGATGCCACAGTCAGGAATAACTGGTCCTCAGAGGACTGGCTCATTATAAAGTTATGGAACATTATACAAATGAAGAGCAAAAGTTCAACAAGATGGAATGAAACATTCATAGGTTCTGAAATGAGACAAAAGCATGACAACTATCAGACAagcacaagatttatttccattattttaACATGAACTCAggtcaaataaaatgaattcactgaaacacacaagctTTCTGCTGCATTATTTCCTGTGAATTACTTCATTCTGAAATAATTCACTTGTGTTGCACCACTCACCTCCAGCAACATGAGGTCGTAGCTGAACCGTTTATCGTCGTACAAGGGGTGGATCACCTGACGGGACACACCTCGGTACTGTCTGGAACCCTGCTCCCCCCAGAGCTGGCTGGAGTGAGCGCCCAGGATCACCTTCATATCTCTGCCAGAAGAGGGACAGATGCAGTCAGTAGCTCGATCCTGAAGCTCTAGGGTCGAGTCTCTTTcagagattgtttttttttcttttcatcatccaTTCCCTACCCTGCACAGTGGGCGGCGCTCAGAACCCACTTCGGATGGATGAGAGTCCCTCCACAGTATGTGTCCCCGATCATCAACCTCACCATGTAGGGGAGGGAGTGAGGCTTCACCTCCGTCCCATCAATGATGTGAGCACCATCACCTGAAACCATGCCTCAGCATGAATGTGGCGCTGCATGACAGAATACAATACTCACTGGGCTTGgagttgaggatgaagacgcaGCAGAGAAGGGCACCAGCCAGGGAGAACATGGTCCTCAGGGGGCACCGGAGCTCGGCACTGACAGCTGCCCGCCTCAGTCACTCTTTTATGTGCGTGAAGGATGTGGTTTGACAAACGTGATCTTAAGTGAGAGAATGGATAGGAAGTGCCACTTGAATCTCTGACATCATGAATTTGGGAGGAAAAAACACCAGGAGATTTTGGGGTGACATGATCCCAAGTTAACAACACAAACTTGCTTCAGACTCAGGGCACTTCACAGTTGGTTGTTCCAGTGCCATGTCTCTGAACATCCTCGCCTGCAGTGTCTAGGACAAGACACATGGAATTAACATGCCAGGAGTATATTACAGTTAGATGCAATAATTGCaaaattaacaaagaaaatacttggAATTCCAATTTCActtacatttgaaaaatatttaaaacattgttttcactgtttcacACGTCTTCCTTATACAGAGATTCTACACGGACTTTTCTCAGCTGTTCTGAGAAAGGTCTAGGAAGAAAAGTCTGATCCTACTCCCGACCTTCTTCCCCAATGCTTGAACTGGCCTTGGAAACATTTCTGATATGTCACTGAAAGAGGAACGCAGAAACCAGACAATAATCATCAAGTAAAAAGGATGATATGATTTCATCATAATAGTAATTAAAGCGGACCAGCCAggtgagcagcctggtggtctttCCCAGTGGAAGTCAAAGGGACCGATGGATGAGCAATATTTAACTATGTTCACATATTCATATTCTCAGGATTCTGTTTTGTTCTCGCCCGTGATTGCTCCACTGACCTCCACgtgtctctgtctctcactctgATGTCACCACCACGTGTACTTTTACTTCACCATTTGTGCATGCTATTGTTTTGCTTCAGGTTCTCTGAAAACTCCTGTGTTTTGTGTAATTTTCTGGGTTGCACTGTATAACTCATATTTAACCAAGTGTTTTTCTTATATATTCTCATTTTTTATAATCGAGCACAAGAGTCACATTATTGCGGCATAATGTGAGCAGCATTGCTCAGATGGTGGAGGTGACTGAGAGGTTGCCGGATTGAATCTACCACCAGCGTGTTTGTATTGTGGAGTCCCCGAGCAAGACACTGACCTCCTGCCAATGGTGCTTCAGTTGACTAATCAGTCTTATATTATTATGTAAGAGCCATATTTGAATGCTATAAAACGCTATAAAAAGTGTGACTCATTTTTGAGGTAGAATGAACCCAGAACCGTAGTGACGGGACACCCCTTAACTGCTGACTGTGGGGGGCAGGATTACAAAAAAAGCAGCGTAAAGTCAACCATACTTTGCACTGAAGCGTCATGGTGAAGGTCTGAGCTGTGTATACCAACTTATAACAACGTTTATTTATATGCCTACTTCCGGCTCCTGATCCTTCTGGGGCCTGCGGGCCAAGAGAGTCAAATCACACAATACTTCTTGATACGTGTGACCTTTGTTGAAATGTTTAATCTGGTTTATTCCACTTCAGGCTGCAAAAAGATTTTTAGGAGGTTGAAGGAGAAACGACAGTGGAGATCATATTGAAAAACTTGCCACAGGAAACTGCAAATTAACTAGAATTCTGCTAATCTAGTGCCATCGGCAACATCACGGGTACAAACGCAccgatgaaggagagatgatgCCGATACTGCGCCGCGACTGAGGCGGCTTCGCCCCTCCACACTGATTTCCTGCTCATCACAAGATCATGAAGGCTTCACAAACGTGACACATGGGTGAGTGAGAGGGACCAAGAGAGTGTTCAGAAACAACCCAACTGGTTTAGTCGACCTTctgggaaaaatattttttttatgattcacTTGAACATTTTACTACTTACTTACATAGTTCTGGTTCCTGTTGGTGATCTGTTGTTGACACTGTTTGACCTTCTATGAGTATGGAAAGCACCTGCAAGGCGACAGGAAGGAACTGGGGAGGACAGGATGGGTGCCTAATATGGGCTGAAAGGTCAAATGTGTCCAATGAACAAGAGCTCTCTCTGCAAACAGGAGCCTGGTGAATCTATGGATGACTTGGCTCTCTGCGCCTGTGAGGAGGTGACTGTACACCGTGGTCATCGCAAACCTGACACATGCTTCCACACGGAAGATTCCTCTGTTTGAGAAGTTGCCTGCTGTGACGTGACCATTAAGGGTCTGCATCGGAACCTTGCAATCCCTGCTCCAATGTGCCAGACATGCTCACGATTTGAGACTTTCAATGGCAAGGAGATAgtgcgtgagagagagaggaattGCACTTCGCAGCCATCAacatcttcttttccttttggcttctcccttcaggggtggccacagcggatcatcctcctccatctcactctctgcttcctcttctctcaaacctactcacctcatgtccttcttcaccacctccataaatctcctctttggccttcctctccaccttctgccggtcagttccaacctcaacatcttcctaccaatgtagtggctatctctcctctgtacatgtccaaaccatctcagtctagcctctctgactttgtccactaaacacctgacatgtgctgtgtccctctgatctactgcttcctgatcctatccatcctgctcactcccagagagaagctcagcgtcttcatctctgctacctccagctctgcctcctgtcttttcctcaatgccactgtttccaaaccatacaacattgctggcctgaccaccgttgtgtacaccttcccttttgtcacacatcacacctgacacttttcgccaattattccatcctgcctgcacccgcttcttcacctctctctcacactctccatcgcagCCATTATGTTCTCTGATAACACTGTAGAACGAGGTAGAGGACTAGGTCATCAACCTGTGAAAACCAGTGGTAATTTTGTTTACTCAGtttcagcaggaggagagacagtgcATGAGTGACTCCTCAGGATTTCCAGTTCAAACGTTTTTTTGTCGTCGGACATGTGTCCAGTAAATCTGTCAGGGAGGGGCCTGGTGAGTTTGTGGAATATCATCTTTGTTACTTCATCTGATAGTGTCGAGCTTGTGGTTGCTTCAGATCATGTGATCAGTTTTGTGAGTTTTTCTCCTGAACCTCGTTCATGCATATGAGTGGAAACAACTCGACTTGTTTACCGTTGTGGACTCTGAGCCTCATGTGTCCCTCGCCAAGCCTTCGCACAAACCATGGAAGGACGTGAGTTACTTTGTACAGACTGGTTACCTCATGCTGCAGACCCCAAAGTTCTGTCTTCAAAGCCATGTTACTATGTACTTGCCACTGCCTGAGATCAGCTCAACCAGCGTGCATGTCAGAGGAAAGGGCTGCGTCACACCCACTTTTGTCTGCCTCACTTGAGTGTGGACACCGAGACCTGACttacttgaatgaatgaatgcacaaATGTTTAGTTCTACCTTCTCCATTAAATAACATGGCTTTATTATTGCTACTTCTGGATACTTCACTGACACGGACAAGTTATTTTCTTCTGTGTGCGCTGGTCATAACATAGTTATTACTGGCTCTCTGTCAAAAGACTGACCTACTTAAACCTCTGAACTCACTGCACTCATGGAGGCTTGTTTGTATGACTCTGGTAAGTCTGTAGCCATGTCAAGCCAATGGAGTCACTGGAGTTACTGATGCTCAATGCCCCTCAAACTAGTGATCTCTTGGATGGTGTTCTCTTCTCATCACAAATTGAATTCTCTTTATTTCAAATTTACTGAAcagtaaagaaaaaatacatttgatacaaactgttcagaa contains:
- the LOC128762899 gene encoding granzyme K-like, with amino-acid sequence MFSLAGALLCCVFILNSKPSDGAHIIDGTEVKPHSLPYMVRLMIGDTYCGGTLIHPKWVLSAAHCAGDMKVILGAHSSQLWGEQGSRQYRGVSRQVIHPLYDDKRFSYDLMLLELDQPAQVTETVKPLALGDGEYPEDGVICLVAGWGDTEHDVEPDALLSTQVKVIGRKTCNSADYYDGHPFISRDMICAGSAGDDNSDTCTGDSGGPLVCGGVQVGVTSHGRDCGFADSPGVYAHVSKEALDWIHDTIAD